From one Bacteroides fragilis NCTC 9343 genomic stretch:
- a CDS encoding Fur family transcriptional regulator has protein sequence MEDLCLKILEQRGIKPTAIRMLVLKAMMETEQAVSLLDLENKLDTVDKSTIFRTITLFVSHHLAHSVDDGTGSLKYAVCDSECTCAVKDLHTHFYCEYCHKTFCLENIHVPVVDLPEGFAVRSINYVLKGCCAECAAELKKDH, from the coding sequence ATGGAAGATTTGTGTTTGAAGATATTGGAGCAGAGAGGCATAAAACCTACAGCCATACGGATGTTGGTTTTAAAGGCCATGATGGAGACGGAGCAGGCTGTTTCACTTCTTGATTTGGAAAATAAGCTGGATACAGTTGATAAGTCGACCATATTTCGTACGATTACTTTGTTTGTCTCTCATCATTTGGCACATAGTGTAGATGATGGTACAGGGTCTTTGAAATATGCGGTTTGTGATAGTGAATGTACTTGTGCGGTAAAGGATCTACATACACATTTTTATTGTGAATATTGTCATAAGACTTTTTGCCTTGAGAATATCCACGTTCCTGTGGTCGATTTACCCGAGGGATTTGCTGTACGAAGTATAAATTATGTCTTGAAAGGCTGTTGTGCTGAATGTGCGGCAGAGCTGAAAAAAGATCATTAA
- a CDS encoding sulfatase produces MNNRIVSRSLMGALCSACFTTVSAQERPNIIVFLVDDMGLMDTSVPFVTDKNGNAQRQPLNDWYRTPNMERLANQGIRFSTFYAQSVSSPSRASIMTGQNAARHRTTNWINAESNNRTPYGPFDWNWKGLTHQDMIYPYLLQQAGYKTIHVGKAHFGCLKSEGENPTNLGFDVNIAGSAIGHPGSYHGENGYGWIKGQRARAVPDLEQYHKTHTFLSDALTLEAGKEIEKAVAEKKPFYLNMAHYAVHSPFETDERFISHYTDPNKSQQARAFATLIEGMDKSLGDILDKLEDMGIAENTLIIFLGDNGGDAPLGDAADYGSSAPFKGKKGSEYEGGVRVPFIVSWAHPNPNNKFQKAYPIAQNAIQTQMGTVMDIYPTVLSVAGVKPAPNHILDGADLRKLLKGKRDKKHRDDFLMHFPHEHRGSYFTSYRKGDWKFIYYYNPQTPEAPTYKLFNLSEDPYEKNDLSKTNQQKAKELFRLMVQRLEKEQALYPVDADKNVLSPIFVAE; encoded by the coding sequence ATGAACAATAGAATAGTTAGCCGAAGTTTGATGGGAGCCCTCTGCAGTGCATGTTTCACAACAGTAAGTGCACAAGAACGCCCCAATATCATTGTTTTTTTAGTCGACGACATGGGATTAATGGACACCTCCGTTCCCTTTGTTACGGACAAAAACGGAAATGCACAGAGACAACCGTTAAACGATTGGTATCGTACTCCCAATATGGAGCGCCTGGCAAACCAGGGAATCCGCTTTTCTACTTTTTATGCACAAAGCGTGAGTTCCCCTTCCAGAGCATCCATCATGACCGGGCAAAATGCGGCCCGTCACCGCACTACGAACTGGATCAATGCGGAAAGCAACAACCGCACTCCATACGGACCATTCGATTGGAATTGGAAAGGGCTCACTCATCAGGATATGATCTATCCCTATTTATTACAACAAGCCGGATACAAAACGATCCATGTGGGTAAAGCACACTTCGGATGTCTGAAAAGCGAAGGAGAAAACCCTACGAATCTGGGCTTTGATGTCAACATAGCCGGTTCGGCAATCGGCCATCCGGGTAGTTATCATGGAGAAAACGGGTACGGCTGGATCAAGGGTCAAAGAGCAAGAGCCGTGCCCGACTTGGAACAATATCACAAAACTCACACCTTCTTAAGTGATGCACTCACATTAGAAGCCGGTAAAGAGATAGAAAAAGCCGTTGCAGAAAAAAAGCCTTTCTATCTAAACATGGCACACTATGCCGTTCACTCTCCATTCGAAACCGATGAACGCTTCATCAGCCACTATACCGATCCAAACAAATCTCAACAAGCACGCGCTTTTGCCACCCTGATCGAAGGTATGGATAAATCGCTGGGAGACATTCTGGATAAACTCGAAGATATGGGGATAGCGGAAAATACTCTGATCATCTTTTTGGGAGATAATGGTGGTGATGCACCACTCGGGGATGCTGCCGATTATGGTTCATCTGCCCCATTCAAGGGAAAAAAAGGATCGGAATATGAGGGGGGAGTCCGTGTTCCTTTCATTGTCAGCTGGGCACATCCCAACCCAAACAATAAATTCCAAAAGGCATATCCTATAGCCCAGAATGCCATACAAACCCAAATGGGAACGGTTATGGATATATATCCAACCGTACTTTCTGTTGCGGGTGTCAAACCTGCTCCCAACCATATCTTAGACGGAGCCGATTTAAGAAAACTGTTAAAGGGAAAGAGAGATAAAAAGCATCGTGATGATTTCTTAATGCATTTCCCACATGAGCATCGCGGCAGCTATTTCACCTCTTATCGTAAGGGAGACTGGAAATTTATCTATTATTATAACCCACAGACTCCGGAGGCGCCTACCTATAAACTGTTTAACCTCTCAGAAGATCCTTACGAAAAAAATGATCTGTCAAAAACAAACCAACAAAAAGCGAAAGAACTCTTCCGTCTAATGGTTCAAAGGCTGGAAAAAGAACAAGCTCTCTATCCGGTAGATGCCGATAAAAACGTATTGAGTCCGATATTTGTTGCCGAATAA
- a CDS encoding thioredoxin family protein, with protein sequence MEEKKEARQKRNREKLATADWVMAEFYATWCPHCKRMQPVVEEFKKLMEGTLEVVQIDIDQEDALANFYTIESVPTFILMRKGEQLWRQSGELDLERLKKAVKDFKS encoded by the coding sequence ATGGAAGAGAAAAAAGAAGCCCGTCAAAAACGGAACAGGGAAAAATTAGCAACTGCTGATTGGGTAATGGCAGAATTTTATGCTACGTGGTGTCCTCATTGCAAACGTATGCAGCCCGTTGTAGAAGAATTCAAGAAACTTATGGAAGGGACTCTCGAGGTAGTACAGATCGATATCGATCAGGAAGATGCTTTGGCTAATTTCTATACGATCGAATCGGTTCCGACATTTATTTTAATGAGAAAGGGAGAACAGCTTTGGAGGCAATCCGGAGAACTGGATTTAGAAAGGCTGAAGAAAGCAGTGAAAGACTTTAAATCCTGA
- a CDS encoding DUF488 domain-containing protein, whose protein sequence is MTKIKIKRVYEDPSDTDGYRVLVDRLWPRGMKKEHLKYDYWAKELTPSSDLRKWFHDDVPGHWKEFAEMYRKELETSDKTSEFLSRIRSCESVTLLYASKEPVYNHARILQAFLEERLKK, encoded by the coding sequence ATGACTAAAATAAAAATAAAACGTGTATATGAGGATCCTTCTGATACAGATGGGTATCGTGTTTTAGTAGATCGCCTTTGGCCGCGCGGAATGAAAAAAGAACATTTAAAGTATGACTATTGGGCAAAGGAACTGACTCCTTCATCTGATTTAAGAAAATGGTTTCATGACGATGTTCCGGGACACTGGAAAGAGTTTGCAGAGATGTATCGAAAAGAACTTGAAACTTCTGATAAAACGTCCGAGTTTTTATCCCGGATACGATCCTGTGAATCAGTGACTCTTTTGTATGCTTCGAAGGAGCCGGTTTATAATCATGCCCGTATTTTACAAGCTTTTCTGGAGGAACGTTTGAAAAAGTGA
- a CDS encoding sensor histidine kinase has protein sequence MEFINPKFKYIFASILLLGGFLCGYNFKQWYVTNHRNEKHISLIYSCSKKEADRGQFEELLKKEFRSKGVEPIFDKYYLDCNRFGQAVEMEHIGNYLGVLKSKPIDLIMVMGDQATHSLLSTRHPLLYSVPVVACNVHFPDENLLKKYESRKVYALRDTPDFKHNMEFIRSLQPHVGLEIVYNIDLTPLGHKSFDLLNQVVDRKDVQILGHKSAFSMEYEYKEMREMIEFYNLMPAVANNRIKKNELTISLCPFRYIKGASLLVMMENSKSEQGKKAFLLDKFDMVSFPIVNALSIPSFSCVHAGFGEGNKIVGGYMATKEISVQAAADLSTRLMNKEKIGMPKIRDLRKEYVLDWSVFSTYNGYDIKNVGKNVRIINYPIYDHYREEFYLLGVLFVFAFIFISVSLLHTRRRSLIERKNLKILEEAHKRLTLSADGGQISLWNMQGSDIEFDDNYARLTGVEKRKFKRTDFLEYVHPDDSQLLSSFYEALCKSPGVEIQRVRFRFDEKKGYQWYELRCRSLKDIKGEMMLAGIMQNIQESVEREHQLIVAKQMAEKAELKQSFLNNMSHEIRTPLNAIVGFTNVLLGEGSEEIDPDEKASMLEIINHNNELLLKLINDVLEISRLDSGSLDFDMKEWNMTDIVKEIYKTYQPLIRPSLQFRLELDDTVPVPVHTDRLRFAQVISNFLNNANKFTQNGYIALGCKVDKKHREVRIYVEDSGKGIDEKELMMIFERFYKTDEFEQGSGLGLAISKVIIERLSGCIKVHSEKGKGSCFAVILSLADAPENHMLN, from the coding sequence ATGGAATTCATAAATCCTAAATTTAAGTATATTTTTGCCTCCATTCTTTTGTTGGGGGGCTTTTTATGTGGGTATAATTTCAAACAATGGTATGTAACCAACCATCGAAACGAAAAACATATTTCTCTTATCTATTCTTGTTCAAAAAAAGAGGCTGACCGGGGACAATTTGAAGAACTGCTGAAGAAAGAATTTAGGTCGAAGGGTGTAGAACCTATATTTGATAAATACTATCTTGATTGTAACCGTTTCGGTCAGGCTGTCGAGATGGAACACATCGGTAATTATCTTGGTGTACTGAAAAGTAAGCCGATAGATCTTATTATGGTGATGGGAGATCAGGCTACCCATTCTTTATTATCGACTCGACATCCTTTGCTCTATTCTGTTCCGGTGGTAGCTTGTAATGTGCATTTTCCTGATGAAAACCTTTTGAAAAAATATGAGTCCAGAAAAGTATATGCTCTAAGAGATACCCCCGACTTTAAGCATAATATGGAATTTATAAGGTCTTTGCAGCCACATGTTGGTCTGGAAATCGTTTATAACATTGACTTGACGCCTCTCGGTCATAAATCTTTTGACTTATTAAATCAGGTGGTTGATAGAAAAGATGTACAGATTCTGGGACATAAATCAGCATTCTCCATGGAGTATGAATATAAAGAAATGAGAGAAATGATTGAGTTTTATAATCTGATGCCTGCCGTAGCAAATAACCGGATAAAAAAGAATGAGTTGACAATAAGCCTTTGCCCCTTCCGGTATATTAAAGGTGCTTCTTTGCTTGTAATGATGGAAAATTCAAAAAGTGAGCAGGGGAAGAAAGCATTTCTGCTTGATAAATTCGATATGGTATCGTTTCCGATAGTGAATGCCTTAAGCATACCTTCATTTAGTTGTGTACATGCCGGATTCGGAGAAGGAAATAAAATTGTTGGCGGCTATATGGCCACCAAAGAGATTTCTGTGCAGGCTGCAGCCGATCTGTCTACCCGGTTGATGAATAAAGAAAAAATAGGTATGCCTAAAATAAGGGATTTGAGAAAAGAATATGTACTTGATTGGAGCGTTTTTTCTACTTATAATGGTTATGATATTAAAAACGTGGGCAAGAATGTGCGTATTATTAATTATCCTATTTATGATCATTATCGTGAGGAATTTTATTTATTGGGGGTATTATTTGTCTTTGCATTCATTTTTATTTCCGTCAGTTTGCTGCATACTCGGCGGCGTTCGCTGATTGAACGCAAAAACTTGAAAATATTGGAAGAAGCACACAAGCGTTTGACTCTTTCTGCGGATGGAGGACAGATTTCGCTTTGGAATATGCAGGGAAGTGATATCGAGTTTGATGATAATTATGCGCGTCTGACAGGAGTAGAAAAAAGGAAGTTTAAGAGAACTGATTTTTTGGAGTATGTACATCCTGATGACTCGCAGTTATTAAGTTCTTTTTATGAAGCGTTGTGCAAATCTCCGGGTGTAGAAATACAACGGGTACGTTTCCGTTTTGATGAAAAGAAAGGTTATCAATGGTATGAATTACGATGCCGCAGTCTGAAGGATATTAAAGGAGAGATGATGCTGGCGGGAATCATGCAGAATATTCAAGAGTCGGTAGAACGTGAGCATCAGTTGATTGTGGCGAAACAAATGGCTGAGAAAGCTGAACTGAAACAATCTTTCCTTAATAATATGAGTCATGAAATCCGTACTCCACTCAATGCCATTGTGGGGTTTACAAATGTATTGTTGGGTGAAGGCTCCGAGGAGATTGATCCGGATGAAAAGGCGAGTATGCTTGAGATTATCAATCATAATAATGAATTGCTCTTGAAGCTCATTAATGATGTACTGGAAATTTCCCGCCTAGATTCCGGAAGTCTGGATTTTGACATGAAGGAATGGAATATGACAGATATTGTCAAAGAGATTTATAAGACGTACCAACCCTTAATCCGGCCTTCTTTACAGTTTCGTCTCGAATTGGATGATACTGTTCCTGTGCCTGTTCATACAGATCGTCTCCGTTTTGCTCAGGTTATTTCAAACTTTTTGAATAATGCTAACAAGTTTACCCAAAATGGATATATCGCTTTGGGGTGTAAAGTAGACAAGAAGCATAGGGAGGTTCGTATATATGTGGAAGATAGTGGTAAGGGAATTGATGAAAAGGAACTTATGATGATTTTTGAGCGTTTCTATAAAACTGACGAGTTTGAACAGGGAAGTGGTCTTGGTCTTGCCATCTCTAAAGTTATTATCGAGCGGTTGTCGGGATGTATAAAAGTACACTCTGAAAAAGGTAAAGGAAGTTGTTTTGCAGTGATTTTATCATTGGCGGATGCACCGGAGAATCACATGTTGAATTGA
- a CDS encoding TrmH family RNA methyltransferase: protein MPIIEISSLSHPGVEIFSTLTEAQLRNRIDSDRGIFIAESPKVIQVALDAGYEPLAILCEQKHIIGDAAVIIERCGDIPVYTGKRDILALLTGYTLTRGVLCAMRRPELRSVEEVCREAKRIVVIDGVVDTTNIGAIFRSAAALGIDAVLLTRNSCDPLNRRAVRVSMGSIFLVSWTWIDGSLSRLGDLGFRTAAMALTDDSISIDDPVLKTEPKLAIIMGTEGDGLPYETISEADYVVRIPMSHSVDSLNVAAAASVAFWELRAPTFKE from the coding sequence ATGCCTATCATAGAAATATCATCCTTGTCTCATCCCGGAGTAGAGATATTCAGTACCCTTACTGAAGCCCAGTTGCGTAATCGCATCGATTCCGACCGGGGAATTTTTATAGCAGAAAGCCCCAAGGTTATTCAAGTTGCTTTAGACGCCGGTTATGAACCTTTGGCTATTTTATGTGAGCAAAAACATATCATCGGTGACGCTGCCGTTATCATTGAGCGTTGTGGTGATATTCCTGTCTATACAGGCAAGCGTGATATACTTGCTTTACTCACCGGATATACACTTACCCGCGGAGTGCTTTGTGCCATGCGGCGTCCTGAATTAAGAAGTGTGGAGGAAGTATGCCGCGAAGCCAAACGTATCGTGGTAATAGATGGAGTTGTTGACACCACTAACATCGGAGCTATTTTTCGTTCGGCTGCTGCCCTCGGCATAGATGCTGTTTTGCTGACGCGGAACTCTTGTGATCCGCTCAATCGCCGTGCGGTCAGGGTATCTATGGGGTCAATATTTCTTGTATCATGGACTTGGATAGATGGTTCTCTCAGCAGGCTTGGCGATTTGGGATTTCGTACGGCTGCTATGGCACTTACTGATGATTCCATCTCTATCGATGATCCGGTTTTGAAGACTGAGCCCAAGTTGGCTATCATAATGGGTACCGAAGGAGACGGACTGCCGTACGAGACAATTTCCGAAGCCGATTATGTGGTTCGCATCCCTATGTCGCATAGTGTAGATTCACTTAATGTGGCGGCTGCTGCTTCTGTGGCTTTTTGGGAACTTCGTGCTCCAACTTTCAAGGAGTGA
- a CDS encoding YeiH family protein, translating into MLSEKRNSMLHGVLLIALFSCAAFYIGDMEFIKKLSFSPMIVGIILGMLYANSLRNNLPETWVPGIQFCSKRILRIGIILYGFKLTFQDVLAVGLPAILIDAIVVTITILGGILIGRMLKMDRGVALLTSIGSGICGAAAILGAESTIQTKPYKTAVAVSTVVIFGTLSMFIYPILYRNGTFVLSPNEMGIFTGATLHEVAHTVGAGNAMGKEVSDVAIIVKMIRVMMLVPVLLITSFMVSRAAVKAGGQGGSMKDISIPWFAIGFLAVIGFNSFDLLPQSLIAFINNLDTFLLTMAMTALGAETSIDKFKKAGAKPFVLASLLYLWLIVGGYFLVKLLAPVLM; encoded by the coding sequence ATGTTGAGCGAGAAAAGAAACAGTATGCTTCACGGGGTTTTGTTGATAGCCCTGTTTTCATGTGCGGCCTTTTATATAGGTGACATGGAGTTCATAAAGAAACTCTCTTTCAGCCCGATGATTGTCGGAATCATTTTGGGCATGTTGTATGCTAACAGTCTCCGAAACAACCTTCCTGAGACGTGGGTACCGGGTATACAGTTCTGTTCAAAACGTATTTTACGGATAGGCATTATCCTCTATGGGTTTAAGTTGACTTTTCAGGATGTATTGGCGGTGGGGCTGCCCGCGATATTGATTGATGCTATTGTAGTAACCATAACGATTCTTGGAGGTATCTTAATCGGTCGTATGCTTAAAATGGATCGTGGAGTGGCGTTACTTACTTCTATCGGTAGTGGAATTTGTGGTGCAGCGGCTATTTTAGGGGCCGAATCGACCATTCAGACAAAACCATATAAAACGGCGGTAGCTGTTTCTACTGTAGTTATTTTCGGAACTTTGTCCATGTTTATCTATCCTATATTATATAGAAATGGAACTTTTGTGCTTTCACCCAACGAGATGGGGATATTTACTGGTGCTACGTTGCATGAAGTGGCGCACACTGTTGGTGCGGGAAATGCGATGGGGAAGGAGGTTTCGGATGTTGCTATTATCGTGAAGATGATTCGTGTGATGATGTTGGTACCTGTTTTGTTGATAACCAGCTTTATGGTATCCAGGGCTGCCGTGAAAGCTGGTGGACAAGGAGGTAGTATGAAGGACATATCTATTCCGTGGTTTGCTATCGGTTTTTTAGCGGTTATCGGTTTTAATTCCTTTGATCTATTGCCACAAAGTTTAATAGCTTTTATCAATAATCTGGATACTTTCTTGCTGACTATGGCAATGACTGCATTAGGTGCGGAAACCAGTATCGACAAATTTAAGAAAGCTGGTGCCAAGCCATTTGTACTTGCTTCTTTGCTGTATTTATGGCTAATTGTCGGAGGATATTTTTTGGTAAAACTCCTTGCTCCTGTCTTAATGTAA
- a CDS encoding heavy metal translocating P-type ATPase — translation MGHCKCEMNANVRVESCREANGFIKEYWKVILSLLMLIAGAIMNQLDVAFFRDNTISLVWYILAYLPVGLPVIKEAWESILQKDFFSEFTLMSVATLGAFYIGEYPEGVAVMLFYSVGELFQDKAIDKAKRNISALLDVRPEKAVVVRSNEIVTVDPRSVLINEIIEIKAGERVPLDGVMLDEVAAFNTAALTGESVPRDISRGEEVLAGMIVTDKVIRMKVTKPFDKSALARILELVEDASERKAPAELFIRKFARVYTPIVIGFAFLIVLIPYIYSFINPLFGFVFNDWLYKALVFLVISCPCALVISIPLGYFGGIGAASRLGILFKGGNYLDAITRVNTVVFDKTGTLTKGVFEVESCRVVPGTSEEDLLRVVASIEKNSNHPIARAIVAYAQDKGIDLIVTKNIEEIAGYGLMTEIDGKRVLVGNARLLSKYSIEFPKAVFSITETTVVCAVGDKYIGCIILSDVLKDDASDTVKALKELNIKNIQILSGDKQSIVSIFANKLGITQAYGDLLPEGKVEHIERLKEEKGNQIAFVGDGMNDAPVLALSDVGIAMGGLGSDAAIETADVVIQTDQPSKVATAIKVGRCTRRIIWQNVLLAFGVKLLVLILGASGIATLWEAVFADVGVTLIAIMNAVRIQKMIK, via the coding sequence ATGGGACATTGTAAATGTGAAATGAATGCAAATGTGCGAGTAGAAAGCTGTCGGGAAGCGAATGGCTTCATAAAGGAATATTGGAAGGTAATACTTTCATTATTAATGTTGATAGCGGGTGCAATAATGAATCAGTTGGATGTTGCTTTTTTCAGAGATAATACGATATCTTTGGTTTGGTATATACTGGCTTATCTGCCTGTAGGTTTACCTGTGATAAAAGAAGCATGGGAGAGTATTCTTCAGAAAGACTTCTTTAGTGAGTTTACGTTGATGTCGGTTGCAACGTTAGGTGCTTTTTATATTGGTGAATATCCGGAGGGAGTTGCCGTTATGTTATTTTATTCGGTTGGTGAATTATTTCAGGATAAAGCGATAGACAAGGCTAAGCGTAATATCAGCGCTTTGCTGGATGTTCGACCTGAAAAGGCTGTGGTTGTGAGAAGTAATGAGATTGTTACGGTGGATCCGAGATCGGTTCTTATAAATGAAATTATTGAGATAAAAGCCGGTGAGCGTGTACCGTTGGATGGAGTAATGTTGGATGAAGTGGCGGCATTCAATACGGCAGCTCTTACCGGAGAGAGTGTTCCCCGGGATATTAGTAGGGGAGAAGAGGTACTTGCAGGTATGATTGTCACAGACAAAGTAATTCGGATGAAAGTGACAAAGCCTTTTGATAAAAGTGCATTGGCTCGTATTCTGGAACTTGTAGAGGATGCTTCCGAACGTAAGGCACCTGCAGAATTGTTTATTAGAAAATTTGCACGTGTTTATACTCCTATTGTTATCGGCTTTGCATTTCTGATTGTGTTGATTCCATATATTTATTCATTTATAAATCCGTTGTTTGGGTTTGTTTTTAATGATTGGCTGTATAAAGCATTGGTTTTTCTGGTGATTTCTTGCCCGTGTGCATTGGTTATCAGTATTCCATTAGGGTATTTTGGGGGAATTGGGGCAGCATCCCGATTGGGTATTCTGTTTAAAGGTGGAAATTATCTGGATGCCATAACTCGTGTGAATACAGTCGTATTCGATAAAACAGGTACTCTGACTAAAGGAGTTTTCGAAGTAGAATCTTGTCGGGTTGTTCCCGGGACTTCAGAAGAAGATTTATTGCGTGTAGTGGCTTCCATTGAGAAAAACAGTAACCATCCGATAGCCAGGGCTATTGTAGCTTATGCTCAAGATAAAGGGATTGATCTGATTGTCACTAAGAATATAGAAGAGATTGCAGGTTATGGGTTGATGACTGAGATTGATGGAAAAAGGGTGCTGGTAGGTAATGCCAGATTGTTATCGAAATATTCCATTGAGTTTCCGAAGGCTGTGTTTTCAATAACAGAAACAACGGTTGTATGTGCTGTCGGGGATAAATATATAGGTTGTATCATCTTATCGGATGTGTTAAAAGACGATGCGTCAGATACTGTCAAGGCACTTAAAGAGTTAAATATTAAGAATATTCAGATATTGTCGGGCGATAAACAGAGTATTGTTAGCATTTTTGCAAATAAGTTGGGAATAACTCAAGCTTATGGTGATCTCCTGCCGGAGGGAAAGGTGGAGCATATTGAGAGATTGAAGGAGGAGAAGGGCAATCAGATTGCTTTTGTTGGTGATGGGATGAATGATGCTCCGGTACTTGCTCTAAGTGATGTGGGTATTGCTATGGGAGGACTGGGTAGCGATGCCGCCATTGAAACGGCGGATGTAGTCATCCAGACCGATCAGCCTTCGAAAGTGGCAACAGCTATTAAGGTTGGGCGTTGTACGCGTCGGATTATCTGGCAAAATGTATTGTTGGCATTTGGTGTGAAGTTGTTGGTGCTGATTTTAGGGGCAAGCGGTATAGCTACTTTGTGGGAAGCTGTCTTTGCGGATGTTGGTGTTACATTGATTGCAATTATGAATGCTGTTCGTATACAGAAAATGATTAAATGA
- a CDS encoding OmpA family protein, with the protein MKKSIFMFALATLMSASVFAQDNDAKRLPGYKTTFEGNGFWNNWFMSANFGAQSLFAENSKDAKFRNTITFMPTLSVGKWFNPYWGVRLQGTGGSLHGFTSGANSMLHYQYGAVHADFMFGLINFFAPYKENRRFDIVPFAGIGGAFIRKGDQSFTINAGIQARYRISKRFDINVEYQGAILDDDMVVRGGFPNDGISGLTAGVTFRFGKTGFKKGYSSRQYNAIKSNYSDLEANYATLKKENAAQQAEIAELKARKPEIVKEETIIDNSEIKALPSTITFPFNSSKIELSQEVSIFNIAEFLKANPEIRVRLTGYADKRGSEQANRIVSERRANAVTEVFVNKYGIAKDRITTEFKGTSTKFENDDWNRAVVVELIK; encoded by the coding sequence ATGAAAAAAAGTATTTTTATGTTTGCATTGGCAACATTGATGAGCGCAAGTGTATTTGCTCAAGACAATGATGCAAAACGTCTTCCGGGATATAAAACAACCTTTGAAGGCAATGGATTTTGGAACAACTGGTTCATGTCAGCAAACTTTGGTGCACAATCTCTGTTCGCAGAAAATTCAAAAGACGCTAAATTCAGAAACACAATCACTTTCATGCCGACACTTTCTGTAGGTAAATGGTTTAATCCTTACTGGGGAGTTCGTTTACAAGGTACAGGCGGTTCACTGCACGGATTTACTTCTGGCGCTAACTCAATGTTGCACTATCAATATGGTGCTGTTCACGCAGACTTTATGTTCGGACTGATCAACTTCTTTGCTCCTTATAAAGAAAACCGTCGTTTTGACATCGTTCCTTTTGCAGGTATTGGTGGAGCATTTATTCGTAAAGGCGACCAGTCGTTTACAATCAATGCAGGTATCCAGGCACGTTACCGTATCTCAAAACGTTTCGATATTAACGTTGAATACCAAGGAGCTATCTTGGATGACGATATGGTGGTTCGCGGTGGTTTCCCGAATGATGGAATCAGCGGTCTGACAGCCGGTGTTACTTTCCGTTTCGGCAAAACAGGTTTCAAGAAAGGCTACTCTTCACGTCAGTACAACGCTATCAAGAGCAACTACTCTGATCTGGAAGCAAACTACGCAACTTTGAAAAAAGAAAATGCTGCACAACAAGCTGAAATAGCAGAACTGAAAGCACGTAAACCGGAAATTGTCAAAGAAGAAACAATAATCGACAATTCTGAAATCAAGGCTCTTCCGAGTACAATTACTTTCCCATTCAACAGCAGCAAAATCGAGCTTTCACAGGAAGTTAGTATCTTCAATATTGCTGAATTCCTGAAAGCAAATCCAGAAATCCGTGTTCGTCTGACAGGTTATGCTGACAAACGTGGCTCAGAACAAGCCAACAGAATTGTTTCTGAAAGACGTGCCAATGCAGTAACTGAAGTGTTTGTCAACAAATACGGAATTGCAAAAGACCGTATCACTACAGAGTTCAAAGGTACCAGCACTAAGTTTGAAAATGATGACTGGAACCGCGCAGTAGTGGTAGAGCTGATCAAGTAA